A window of Dysidea avara chromosome 1, odDysAvar1.4, whole genome shotgun sequence genomic DNA:
TTGGGATAGTAATTGGGGGCACCAGCTTGGTTATCTCCGAAGCATAGGGGTCCATCTCTCTGGTAGTTCCTGGCAGGACACTTCGGGGCATTAACTGGAAGATGACTGAAGTTGGTACCAAGTCTGTGTCGATGTGTATCATCATATGAGAAGAGACGACCCTACAGGACAAATGACAATTAACTGGAGGCTGTCTGGAATAAGTTGACGGTAAAATAGCAAGAACTAAGTAATTGAAGTACATCCGGAACATGCATGCAAGTACCCTCTGGAGTTATTGTATTTACCTGCAACATTTTGTCTGGGGAAGGCTCAATGCCTGGCACCATGTTGGATGGAGCAAAGGCAGCTTGCTCAACTTCAGCGAAGTAGTTCACTGGGTTCCTGTTCAACACCATCTTACCCACTGGGATCAGTGGGAACTCCTTATGGGGCCACACCTATTATACCATATGATAAGACATTGCTACCATCACCATACACTGTACCTTTGTGAGATCAAACGGATTAAACTTCCACTTTTCCGCTTGTTCAAATGTCATCACTTGAATGGACATTGTCCATGATGGCTACAATGATAATCCACATGTATGAACACAAAATTAGTATTGGAAATTCTGTTCTTTAAAATGTATCTCATGGTTGTGGATATTTATGATGCCACTACTGGCCCACAGTGAAACTTACAAAGTTCCCATTAGCGATGGCATCATACAAGTCTTGTATAGCATAGTCAGGATTGGTACCAGCAGTTACAGCAGCTTCTTCCACTGGGTAGTTCCTGATGCCTTGATCAGTCTGAAGGACAGGGAAAATTACCCAGTACATTTGAGActactgtatacatgcacaAAACAAAGCCTAGCGAAACACAACTATTGCCACCCAGCTAACCagtactgggatgcctgtgcaccactcatacacacacatggatgcatacacacacatggaTGCATACACAAACAACATTTACCTTGTAGTGGAATTTACAGTAGACAGGTGTACCATCCTTGTTCACCATCTTGAAAGTGTGTGAGCCATAGCCATTCATGAATCTGTAGCCATCTGGGATACCTCTGTCACTGAACAAGAATGACACCTGATGGGTGGTCTCTGGTCGTAAACTGATGAAGTCCCAGAACATGTCAGCATCCTACATGAATGGTAAGTATGAATAGTGATAATACTGTGATGCTGCAGTACCTTCAAGTGAGTCACTGGGTTCCTCTTCTGAGTGTGGATAAAGTTGGGgaactgcaaaaaaaattatttacataAGCATGTACACCTGGAATACAAAAAGCACAcggtgtatgtacatgcatacacttACATGTAGTGGGTCTCTGATGAAGAAGATTGGTGTATTGTTACCTACAAGATCCCAGTTACCCTCCTCAGTATAGAACTTGACAGCAAATCCTCTAGGATCCCGAACAGTATCAGCACTTCCTGACTCTCCACCTAAATGACACAAAACACATAATTTACAAAACAGAACAGAAAAGAAAGACACATACACTCCCCACAATTTATCATCAACTCACTAAAAGTTCAGCCAACATAGTGACAGCTAGTCAACTTTAAGAGTTGATAATGTTACAACACTACGAACAAACAGAATGCATACCACTGAGCTCACCCAGCCATCACATGTACGCTGATACTGACACACACGCAACCACACACGCTACCAGTTGCTTTGTAAAGTGAAAACTGTGCTAATGTTGTGAACTTCTAGTCACATGACATATCAACCTGT
This region includes:
- the LOC136256948 gene encoding catalase-like isoform X1, whose amino-acid sequence is MACALWLARCSSSLRVFSLRVTAAPSVRLFSSESDSKQFKMATRVKSAEQLVEFAKTKKAREILTTGQGIPVDDKQNVITAGPRGPMLMQDLVYMDEMAHFDRERIPERVVHAKGAGAFGYFEVTHDITKYCKAAIFSEVGKKTPLGVRFSTVGGESGSADTVRDPRGFAVKFYTEEGNWDLVGNNTPIFFIRDPLHFPNFIHTQKRNPVTHLKDADMFWDFISLRPETTHQVSFLFSDRGIPDGYRFMNGYGSHTFKMVNKDGTPVYCKFHYKTDQGIRNYPVEEAAVTAGTNPDYAIQDLYDAIANGNFPSWTMSIQVMTFEQAEKWKFNPFDLTKVWPHKEFPLIPVGKMVLNRNPVNYFAEVEQAAFAPSNMVPGIEPSPDKMLQGRLFSYDDTHRHRLGTNFSHLPVNAPKCPARNYQRDGPLCFGDNQAGAPNYYPNSFMGPVDNEKYAQSKFKTVSHCYCVVAIVLSLVMLQLAEDVKRWNSADEDNFTQTGIFYRDVLNAEEKDRLCRNIAGHLKNATQFIQDRAVNNFSQADAQYGANIAKYIKEFQNK
- the LOC136256948 gene encoding catalase-like isoform X2, producing the protein MACALWLARCSSSLRVFSLRVTAAPSVRLFSSESDSKQFKMATRVKSAEQLVEFAKTKKAREILTTGQGIPVDDKQNVITAGPRGPMLMQDLVYMDEMAHFDRERIPERVVHAKGAGAFGYFEVTHDITKYCKAAIFSEVGKKTPLGVRFSTVGGESGSADTVRDPRGFAVKFYTEEGNWDLVGNNTPIFFIRDPLHFPNFIHTQKRNPVTHLKDADMFWDFISLRPETTHQVSFLFSDRGIPDGYRFMNGYGSHTFKMVNKDGTPVYCKFHYKTDQGIRNYPVEEAAVTAGTNPDYAIQDLYDAIANGNFPSWTMSIQVMTFEQAEKWKFNPFDLTKVWPHKEFPLIPVGKMVLNRNPVNYFAEVEQAAFAPSNMVPGIEPSPDKMLQGRLFSYDDTHRHRLGTNFSHLPVNAPKCPARNYQRDGPLCFGDNQAGAPNYYPNSFMGPVDNEKYAQSKFKTLAEDVKRWNSADEDNFTQTGIFYRDVLNAEEKDRLCRNIAGHLKNATQFIQDRAVNNFSQADAQYGANIAKYIKEFQNK